The Arabidopsis thaliana chromosome 5, partial sequence genomic interval TACTTAGTTCAAAGGGCTAATATGAGATTCAaaactctctttctcataccgttttctttcgttttcttcCGCAATTCGCTTTGTTTCCATCAGCTCTTTCCCTGCTCGTATCCTTTCCTGCAAGAGTGTTAAAGCTTTTAGTCTTCTTCGTGACGATAGTATATGATGCAAGTAATTGCTTTGtaccttttctctttctctttcgcgtttagtttcttgttcttctcttaGTTTACGAGCTTGTTCCCTGAGAATTAACAATGAAGTCATTTGTCCTAAAAAAGAGtcaagtttaaaaaatatgcatatatgttTAAATGGAGACTTACTTACGATAGTTCTTTTGCTCTTGCATGAGAAGTTTCTGCAGTATCATCAGATGGATTTGGAGACTCAATCTCAATGTTAAACTCCACCTGCAAGACCACCTTTGATCAAAAGTTTTCtatgaaatatatgaaaaagaaatgaagatgaataATACATACCAAAGGCATATTCTCAAACTGCGATTCGTTCTCATGATCTATGATCCAATTCACAGCTGCTTCAAGGCTTGAGTTAcctgaagatgaagagagagacaaaataTGGGTGATACTGATCCATGAAATGATTCTTGGAATATGCTGAAGTGGTTAAAACATACCAGAGTGATGCAGAGCCCATGCTGCTCGAGCCATAGAGAATCCCATATCTTCAAGCTCCTTAAGCAATCCATGATTAACCTCAATTGCAGCATTTTCTGTTTCACCAAAAAACCATCAACAACAGCTTTAGATAACAGAAATGAGCCCTCAAAACACCAGAACTATGATATGGTTTGAtattgaaacagagaagaattattattgttaCCGGTTCCGTCTGacatatttctaaaaaatctcAGAGATTTCTTGAACTCTGTATTGATGTTTGAAGCCGATGAAAGAATGGTATCAATTGTATTTGTATAGGATGTTTCATCATTGAATGTACATTAGATTTAagtaatataagaaaaaaaaattccttctGTTGATTCCCTTTCCTCAAAGTTTGCAACTTTTTGATTCTATTCAAAACTTGTAACAGAAGCAACATATCTTTGTGTTCCTTTCTTGCATGTAACAATGAACCATTTTAGAAATCTAAATCTGCGTATTATTACATCTTAAAAGTGGATAAAACAGAGTATTCAATCAAAGCTTTTCTTATTAGATTAAAGAGAAACTCATTGCTCCTTTATATAGAGGAGACTTGTTTACAGGAATCAAATCGAAAACAATAACTCGTACAAATCAGCACAAGCATAATACTCGGCCCTGTAACTTATTCAGCTAAACGTGATACGAAAATACTCAGAAAACGACTTCAACTTTGACCAATTCCAACATTACATTCACACCAGAAACACTCAAACTCTAAATACTGTAGAAGGACCAAAACCACTTTCTTGAGGCAACAATGCATCGATTTGATCTCCATCTTTCAGCTCCATCTGAGAAAACACAGTGAAAAAAGATCATTTATGAAtgatttatctttatatattataagaatCTTTAAGCTTGAATGATAATACATACGTCATCAGCTGTATGATACTCTCGAATTCTTGAGCCATCATCAGATAGAAAGCGAAATGTGTTCCACTCTATGCCTCTCATTTTGGCGTAATATTCCATCAATTTAAGAAGCCTAGCCTTCCTTCTCACCCGGAAGACTTTAACCCCTTCCTCATCCTACATAAATCCACACATGTTATATTAAGTCATGCATGCTAATATAGAAATTGTATAGtttcaacaatcaaatcttACTTGACCCTTCACATTCAGAGTAACATGAGTTGATTCCGACTCAACGTCTTTACGCTTTTCCCCTTCCATCTTCACTTCATTCCTTCCATGAATACTACTGCTCTTCGTTGACATTATCTCCACTGGTTGGATCAGATAATTCAGTTCTCAAGACATGATTACGTaggaatgattttttttgttgttgctaaaAGGTAGGAGTTAATCGTTGTATATTTATACAAGAAACTGACGAAGATTGAAAGACAAGCGAGACAATACTCCATCGGTCAAAAATTTATGGTCGACCAATTATTACTACTCCCAATGTTAATTCTCTATGACATTCTTTTAGCCAAAACTTCATTGATTAAGGCTTTGAATGGGAGGGAAGcagaaaaaatacatgttGACCTTTGCATGTAGTGCTGCTCCTATTATCAAGACATTATTcctgtatttttctttttgttttaatatttatagttaagatttctatttttttaaaacagttGATCTATCCATGTAGTCCTTCTCTTATCAAGACATCattcatgtatttttatttttgttttaatatatatatacaagatttttgttatttaaaatcaGTTGACATGCATGTGTATGTAGTGCTCCTGTTACCAATACAtcatttatgtatttttatttttatttaatatttattaatttaaatcaGTTGATCTTTCCATGTATTCCTCCTGTTACAAAGATCTTATTCATGTAGtatgttaattttaattttaatatttattttaagattttgttattgaaaatCAGTTGACATGTCCAAATAGTGCTCCTATTACCAAGACACCattcatgtattttatttttattttaatatttataattaagatttatgttatttaaaCAACAATTGACTCGTCATGTAATCCTCCTATTaccaaaacattattaatgtatttttatttttcatttaatgtCTATATTTAAGTTACCAAGACATTATTCATCATTCATGTAGTACTGTTACCAAGACACTATTCATGtatttaaatttgtgtttaaatatatttaagattttgctATTTAAAATCAGTTGACATGTACATGTAATTCTCTTGTTACCAAGACATCATtcatgtattattatttttattttgattaataaagaaaaattgtatatagtgctctatatttttatatttgttttagtgtttagatttaagatttttgtaataaaaattattttggcGTATCAGTGAAGGACTGAAGAAGACATGAAATTGTCCTCACCTTAACAATTTATAGATTGATTTATGGGTTTAGGACTAACGGGAGATTAGAACCTGATTCAACAACAAACTCGGGCTAGATCAATTATGGTAAACTGGTCAAAGATTAAATCAAATTAGTACCCAAAGTTAATATCCATTATATAATCCACCAACCCAACCAAATCGGTTAATTGATTGTAATGATATATCAATTAAATTAGGGATTGATCCGCtgacaatttgttttcttttttgaaaatttgtgatttttaaaattttatgattatatattatatataaaaacttgaaaattgtatcattttaaagataatgatattttatattttacaagtATCATTAAGTAACTAATAGTACCACATgacaattttatattataaaatcttATCTAAATCAGGTTGATTCGATATATCTAATATTGGTggtgttaaaaataataaaatgagaaTATAACCCGAATTGGAACAGCGGgttaatgatatttacaatttttattaatgttgattcaaa includes:
- a CDS encoding ubiquitin-associated (UBA)/TS-N domain protein; amino-acid sequence: MSDGTENAAIEVNHGLLKELEDMGFSMARAAWALHHSGNSSLEAAVNWIIDHENESQFENMPLVEFNIEIESPNPSDDTAETSHARAKELSEQARKLREEQETKREREREKERIRAGKELMETKRIAEENERKRNIALRKAEKDEEKKAREKIMLKVNADKLERKRRLGLPTETESASTSNPVSPLDPKRIVMSSPSVVSKAEEMRECLRSLRRNHKVRKRYRMIQKTKEER
- a CDS encoding Ubiquitin-like superfamily protein (Ubiquitin-like superfamily protein; CONTAINS InterPro DOMAIN/s: Ubiquitin supergroup (InterPro:IPR019955); BEST Arabidopsis thaliana protein match is: Ubiquitin-like superfamily protein (TAIR:AT5G48710.1); Has 1807 Blast hits to 1807 proteins in 277 species: Archae - 0; Bacteria - 0; Metazoa - 736; Fungi - 347; Plants - 385; Viruses - 0; Other Eukaryotes - 339 (source: NCBI BLink).); the protein is MSTKSSSIHGRNEVKMEGEKRKDVESESTHVTLNVKGQDEEGVKVFRVRRKARLLKLMEYYAKMRGIEWNTFRFLSDDGSRIREYHTADDMELKDGDQIDALLPQESGFGPSTVFRV